A region from the Cannabis sativa cultivar Pink pepper isolate KNU-18-1 chromosome 9, ASM2916894v1, whole genome shotgun sequence genome encodes:
- the LOC115723589 gene encoding uncharacterized protein LOC115723589, producing MFNELNPGIVRPEIQAPHFELKPVMFQMLQTLQGVSEEALRLKLFPFSLRDRARAWLNTLPPDSVTNWNDLAEKFLRKYFPPTRNAKFRSEIMSFQQLEDETTSDAWERFKELLRKCPHHGIPHCIQLETFYNGLNAAARMVLDAFANGAILSKSYNEAFEILERISSNNYQWSTNRAPTSRKVAGVLEVDALTALTAQMASMTNILKNMNMGGSVQPAAAIQRAEISCVYCGDGHTFENFPSNPASVCYVGNQNFNRNKNPYSNSYNPAWKHHPNFSWGGQGASSSGAQQAQGKQSFLPGFSQQPRPQQPHQPQGSQTSSLESLMRDYMAENDAVIQSQAASLRNLEVQLGKLANDLKNRPQGTLPSDTENPRRDGKEHCKAITLRSGKILESNVVATGSKEPSSIQKEGEMKKKPAISAAQIPPVVTASTQHSAAEKSLQKPPPPFPQRFKKQQDDGQFRRFLDVLKQLHINIPLVEALEQMPTYVKFLKDILTKKRRLGEFETVALTEGCSAMKLGIGEARTTTVTLQLADRSMAHPEGKIEDVLVQVDKFIFPADFIILDYEEDREVPIILGRPFLATGRTLIDVEKGELTMRAQDEQATFKVFHPMRAPDAIGECLAIGDMDPNMVEESKFKNSKKVRKKIPLKEIAKDHEPQESKDKTSFDPKKPPKKKRKKNKFSRKFWSKMFEVGQQVIFANSLTKATHGRLDSRCDGSFLVVRVYPDGVVELRDALSRRNFLVKGQ from the exons ATGTTCAATGAGCTTAATCCGGGTATTGTGAGACCCGAAATCCAAGCACCTCACTTTGAGCTCAAGCCCGTcatgtttcaaatgctccaaaca cTACAAGGAGTAAGTGAAGAGGCTTTAAGATTGAAGTTGTTCCCATTTTCCTTGAGGGATCGGGCTAGAGCATGGCTTAACACTCTTCCTCCCGATTCGGTGACTAATTGGAATGACTTGGCTGaaaaattcttgagaaagtacttTCCTCCAACAAGAAATGCAAAGTTTCGAAGCGAGATCATGTCCTTTCAACAATTGGAAGATGAGACTACTAGTGATGCATGGGAaagattcaaggagttgttgagGAAGTGCCCACACCATGGTATTCCTCATTGTATCCAACTTGAGACATTTTACAATGGTCTCAATGCGGCAGCTAGGATGGTGTTGGATGCTTTCGCTAATGGAGCCATTCTTTCCAAGTCTTACAATGAAGCTTTTGAGATTTTGGAAAGGATATCTAGCAACAACTATCAATGGTCAACTAATAGAGCTCCTACAAGTCGAAAAGTAGCGGGTGTTCTTGAAGTAGATGCCTTGACCGCTCTAACCGCTCAAATGGCCTCAATGACCAACATTTTGAAGAATATGAATATGGGAGGAAGTGTACAACCAGCCGCTGCCATTCAAAGGGCCGAAATTTCTTGTGTGTATTGTGGTGATGGGCATACTTTTGAAAATTTCCCTTCAAATCCAGCTTCAGTTTGCTATGTGGGTAATCAAAACTTTAATCGCAACAAGAATCCATACTCAAACTCCTACAATCCGGCATGGAAGCATCATCCGAACTTTTCATGGGGAGGTCAAGGGGCAAGTTCAAGTGGAGCACAACAAGCACAAGGAAAGCAATCATTTCTACCGGGTTTTTCTCAACAACCAAGACCTCAACAACCACACCAACCTCAAGGCTCTCAAACTAGTTCTTTGGAGAGCTTAATGAGAGATTATATGGCCGAGAATGACGCTGTAATTCAAAGCCAGGCAGCATCTCTTCGGAATCTTGAAGTTCAATTGGGGAAATTGGCCAATGATTTGAAGAATAGACCACAAGGCACTTTGCCTAGTGACACCGAAAACCCAAGAAGAGATGGCAAAGAGCATTGCAAAGCGATAACCTTGAGAAGTGGAAAAATTCTTGAGTCAAATGTGGTTGCAACAGGCAGTAAGGAGCCCTCTTCAATCCAAAAAGAGggggaaatgaagaaaaaaccaGCAATTTCAGCTGCTCAAATTCCCCCAGTAGTTACAGCATCCACTCAGCATTCTGCTGCAGAAAAGTCTTTGCAAAAGCCACCTCCACCATTTCCTCAACGATTCAAGAAGCAGCAAGACGAtggtcaattccggagatttcttgatgttctaAAGCAGCTCCACATCAATATACCATTAGTGGAAGCTTTGGAGCAAATGCCAACTTATGTGAAGTTTTTGAAGgatattttgacaaagaaaaggaGGCTTGGCGAGTTTGAAACGGTTGCTTTGACGGAGGGCTGTAGTGCTAT gaagttgggaattggagaagcaaggACAACCACCGTCACTTTGCAATTAGCTGATCGTTCCATGGCTCATCCGGAAGGGAAAATTGAAGATGTGTTGGTACAAGTGGATAAGTTCATTTTTCCGGCCGATTTCATTATTCTTGACTATGAGGAAGATAGGGAAGTTCCAATCATTTTAGGGAGGCCATTTCTTGCCACGGGAAGAACTTTGATAGATGTTGAAAAGGGAGAGCTTACTATGAGAGCTCAAGATGAGCAAGCCACATTCAAGGTCTTTCATCCTATGCGTGCTCCGGATGCAATAGGAGAATGCTTAGCAATTGGAGATATGGATCCTAACATGGTTGAGGAGtccaaattcaaaaatagtAAGAAGGTGAGAAAGAAGATTCCCCTTAAAGAAATTGCTAAGGATCACGAGCCGCAAGAAAGCaaagacaaaacatcatttGACCCTAAAAAACCacccaaaaagaagagaaagaaaaataagtttAGTAGAAAATTTTGGTCTAAAATGTTTGAAGTTGGGCAACAAGTGATTTTTGCTAACTCTTTAACGAAGGCTACTCATGGACGACTAGATTCAAGGTGTGATGGATCTTTCTTGGTGGTGAGAGTGTACCCCGATGGGGTGGTAGAACTACGTGATGCACTTTCAAGAAGAAATTTTTTGGTGAAAGGCCAATGA